A genomic region of Mesobacillus jeotgali contains the following coding sequences:
- the rpoE gene encoding DNA-directed RNA polymerase subunit delta, whose amino-acid sequence MSLNQYSKEELQEMSLIEVAYEILKEKKQAITFQELMAEIKKVMKLDEAEVTEKMVQFYTDINIDGRFMSQGEGRWGLRVWYPVDQIEEDNVTTVKPKKKKAKKAVDEDDLDLDEFDEIDEEDLDFDDDIEEFDEDDDDDLDDDDDDEDFDEDLEDTDDFDDDDELLEDEEEDLPLEEEDMEDEDEEL is encoded by the coding sequence TTGAGTTTAAATCAATACTCAAAAGAAGAGCTTCAAGAAATGTCACTGATTGAAGTTGCCTATGAAATTTTAAAAGAGAAAAAGCAGGCTATTACATTCCAAGAACTTATGGCAGAGATCAAGAAGGTCATGAAATTGGACGAGGCCGAAGTAACTGAAAAAATGGTTCAGTTCTATACAGATATAAACATAGATGGACGTTTCATGTCCCAGGGTGAAGGCCGCTGGGGACTGCGCGTTTGGTATCCAGTTGACCAAATCGAAGAGGATAATGTCACGACAGTCAAGCCGAAGAAGAAGAAAGCTAAGAAAGCTGTCGATGAAGATGACCTTGATCTTGACGAATTCGATGAAATCGATGAGGAGGATCTGGACTTCGATGATGACATCGAGGAGTTTGATGAAGATGACGATGATGATCTCGATGATGACGACGATGATGAAGACTTCGATGAGGATCTTGAAGACACTGATGACTTCGACGACGATGATGAGTTGTTAGAAGACGAAGAAGAGGATCTTCCACTGGAAGAAGAAGACATGGAAGACGAGGACGAAGAACTGTAA